The genomic interval CACCTTATAAGCTTTATCACTGACACCATTCATAACATTTGCCGTTAAGGCAATAATAGGGACTCTCTTTTTTTCCTGATTTTTTTCAAGCGCACGAATCGCTTGAGTCGCTTCATAACCATCCATGCCAGGCATTTGCAAATCCATAAAGATAAGTTGATACTGACTGGATTGATACGCATCAACAGCCTCTTGACCATTATTAACACACGTCGCCATAAAACCAAAATATTCTAAAATTCCCATAATAACCATCTGATTAATCGCCGTATCTTCAACGATTAAAATATTTTCAGAACGGATATTAGTTTCTTGTTCTTCTTCTAACGCATCAATAGGGTCTATGGTGTCTATCAAGATGCTGGGTTCATCAACAACGTTCACCAATTTTGAAACCATATTATATAAATCTGATGAACGGGACGGTTTACGTAAATAGCCATCAATTCCCATCTGTTGTAAATTTTCGGTCTTAATATCCTTATCCAAGGATGACAATAAAAGTGTTTTTATTCCTTTTAGTTCAGGGTCTGATTTAATTTTTTTAATCAATTCAATCCCATCCATTTCTGGCATTTGATGATCAATAATAGCAACATCATAAGCATTACTTTGTTGAGCGGCTTTTTTTGCTTCCTCTAAGGCTAAGGAACCTCTATTAACGGCGGTAAATGGCATTAACCAGTACTTAGCTAACCCACTCACTATTTTTAAATTAGTTGCATTATCATCAACTAATAAAACCCGAAAATTTTCCAATTTATGATCATCGATTTGCCCCAGATTTTCACCGAAAGGAAAGGTTAAAGAAAACCAAAATTGACTCCCCTCACCTAGTTGACTTTTAATCCCAATTTCGCCCCCCATGGCTTCAACTAATTTTTTACAAATAGATAAGCCTAAGCCTGTTCCCATATATTTACGCGTATCGGAGGAATCGACTTGCACAAACGGTTCAAACAAAGTGGCTTGATCGCTATCTTCGATGCCTATTCCTGTATCATTGACTTCAAATCGACACTGCATTTCATTAGACTTGTTCTTTAAGAAGAAGTTAATATATCATGTTAAAATTCCATAGGATAGCCGCTAAAAAAGAAAATAAATCTTTTACACCTTCTTTTTTATTTCTAAACTTGTCAACTAGGCATCTATATCTTTTCATTCCACCGATTACATGCTCAACAATGACTCTTTCACGACTCATCTCTTTGTTTTCTTTTTTTTGATTTTCTGTTAATGTTGGGTTTGGATTATGCTTAGATTTATTTGGTTTTTTATGAGGAATATTTACCGAATTAGTTTTATATTCATTATTAAACCCCAAATAACCTAAATCAATAAATATATTAAAATTACTAAACCAATTTAATTCTGGATTAAATTCTTTTTTAAACATTCCATAATCATGATTTTTACCTGGAAAATTAACCCCAATATATAAAATTAAATGACCTAAAGAAGCTATAGTGGTATTTTTAATTGTATGCTGTTTTTTTTACCACTGTAAAATTCATTTTGTTCTTCATAGTCACTAGGGCGTTGTACAGCACGCTCTGTAGCATCTATTATCAATGTTTGAACTCCGCCAAAAGCCTGCTGCATTTCTTCAGGGGTTGAAAAACTTGTTGCAGGTAAAACATTAAATATATCTAACGTCTTTATTAAAATTGGAAATAATTTGTATACATGAGTATGGGCGCATGATTTATTCATATTAAAAGAAAACCCTAAGTGATCGAAAGTAGAATAGCACTTCATATAATTTAATATAAATAATAATTTGTCTGCGGGTGTTTTTAATGTGCTATCTAAACCACTACCGTATTTTCTTTCTTTATTTTCATGTTTTTCTTTTTGATCTTCAATAAGGGTCTTTTCAAATAGAGATAATAGTAAAATAAAATGTTCTGTTTTTAATCCTGTTAAAGCTCTTAACTGTCTATCATCATAAATTCTTGGTAAAATTTCTTTTATTTTCATGTTATACTTTGATTTTTATTTTTTATAGAAATTTATTATAAAGCTTATTTATTATTTTTAATAATTTAATTTAAAGTTTATTTATTAGGCTGTATCAACTGATTGTGAATGTTATCAAGTATATATAAGCAATTGATTTTAATATATTTTATTTAGAAGAACAAGTCTATTATTATTTTCATTGATAACCAACTTCAAACTCACCTCACCTTCCTCGGTAAATTTGATTGCATTATTCGCTAAATTCATGAGTACTTGTCGAATACGGTCAGGATCACCTAACGCGTAGTAGTGAGGTTCAGGTAAAGAAATCTCAGTCGTTAATTCAATATTTTTATTCGTTGCCGATTGGGTTAATAACAAGGTAATGTGTTCTAAAATATCATTCGGATTGAATTCATTTTCTTGAAAAAATATTTCCCCTACATCCATTTTGGAGCTATCAAGAATATCATTTAAAATTAACAGTAACGTTTCACCTGAAACTTGAATGGTTTCGATGTAATTTTTTTGAATTTTATTAAGCTGCGTATTGGATAATAATTCAGTAATGCCAAGAACCCCATTAATGGGCGTTCGTAACTCATGAGACATATTAGCCAGAAATTCTGATTTAACCCGCTGTGCTTCTATTTGTTTAGAAATATCACGCAATACAACGTGTATAATTTGTTTGTCTTGATAATCAAGTCGTGTTAACAAAACATCAACCCAGAAATCATCCCCATTTTTTTTACGATGTACCCATTCAAATTGTACTGAGCCTTTTTGAAGGCACTCTGCAATTAACCTTCGTGCCTTTTCTCCAGATGATTGTCCATCGGGTTGTTTGGGAGGTGATAAATCACCAGGTTGAATCAGCATGGATTGTTTATCATCATAACCCATCATTTTGATCGCCTTTTCATTACAATCAATAAAAAAGCCATTTTCAATAAGAACAATTCCATAACCTGATTGTTCAAACAAAACTTTAAAACGTTCTTTTTCTTGCTCTAACGCGTTGGCTTGTCGCGTGAGATTATTTAAATCCGCCCAGTAAATTTGCGCAAAATGAAGGGCTAAAAGGAGATAGGCAAACGCTCTTAAACAATGCCATAACCACCAATTGCCATCCCATAAGATTGACGCTTCAAATAAAACGCCTGCTAAACCAAAAAGACAAAAATGATTCGAAAAATAAAAAGAATCAGGATGATGTTTATGATGGTATTTTAAAGCAAAATACCCCCAAGAAATAATAAAGCCCAGCCCACCGACTAAATTAAAAACTTTTGCACTTAACGTAAATTTTTTATCCTCATCAAGCATCGTCAATGACATCTCAGGGTAAACAATTGACCAACCGCTAAAACCAATCGTCGCCATTATTAACAGTATTAAATAGACTTTACGCCTAAATTTTTGAGACACCTCAGGGGTTACCCAAATTAAAGCCGCAAAAAAACCACCGATAAGGGTTGCCGAGGAATGCAGCCAAACAAAAGTTTGACCCGGTTGTACTTGAGAATGAGCTAAATCAAGCGTTCCCATGGAAATAAAACAAGCGATCAACCAAATATAATTCGTTTCCAAGCGTCCTTGCTTAATCATGGTCGTTATAAATAATGCCAGCATAAAAGCAATTAGCGCGCCCCCTCCTTCCAAAAAAACATGAAATAGTGGGTAATTCCAATGAAAATTAGGGAAAAAATAAAAGATAATCCACCCAAATAACACAGGGGCAATAGCAAGTGAACTAGATGACCACAACGATTTTAGCATTAAAAAATCCTTTCAAAACGATGAAACTTACTCAATATATTGGGTGGATGAATGTTCTCACATTTTTCTTGAAAATTAAATAAAAGATAAAAAATTACCGTTAAAATTCTTAAAATCAAACAAAACAAAATAATTTTTCGCATTTAGCTTTATCATAGATCATTCATCAATAATTTATTTGAGTTATCGACTTTTAGTGTAAAAAATGAAACAAAAAAAAATATTTATCCCCCTAAAAATAGCCGTATTAACCATTTCTGACACCCGTACTGAGATAGATGATACCTCTGGAAAAACATTAGTTGAACGCATTAACAAAGCAGGCCATCACGTTATTGAAAAAACCATAGTGACTGATGATATTTATCAAATTAGAGCGATTATTTCAACATGGATTGCCCATCCCGATATTAATGCCATTATCACCACAGGAGGAACGGGGGTAACGGGTCGAGATGGAACACCTGAAGCTATTACGCCCTTACTAGATAAACAATTAGATGGGTTTGGTGAAATTTTTAGAATGCTCTCTTATGATGAAATTAACACCTCAACCATCCAATCACGCGCCATGGCAGGCGTTGCAAATGCGTGTTATATTTTTTGTTTACCGGGTTCGTCAGGCGCGTGTCGAACCGCATGGGACAAATTAATACAGGCTCAACTGGACCATCAAACAACCCCTTGTAATTTAGTTCAACTAATGCCTCGATTATTGGAACGATAATCTGAACTATGATTTAAAAAATGTAAAAATTATCATAAAAGATGGCTTCTTGTGGGTCACCGATTTTTATTTTTAATAACACATCAAGCTCTAAGGGTAAGAGAAACAAAGTATCCTGTAACCTTTATCAATGAATACTGGTATCATGTGTGAGTACATAAAATAAAAATACTGAGGTGACTAAATACCCTCCTCCCTCCAATAAATATGAATGAGTCTCTTCCATCACAACGTTATATTTTTCTTAATAAAATAACTACCCAGTGGGCTATTACACAAAGTAGAGGCGAATAGCCTTACAAAAAACGTAAATAAGACCTCTTAGAAATAAGAATTTAATAACATCCGAAATTTTATTGTAGGCTGGGTTAGTTTTTTACCATAGCAAAAAGCATAACCTAGAGAGACTCAATACGGGGTTACGTTATTTCGCAAGCGAAATAAGCCTATCCCCGCCTACAAAACCGCTTTTGACTTTGTATACGATTTTCGGAAATCATTAATTTCTTATTCCTTAAGATTTTAGCAGTAAATAATGATTCCCCAGCCCTTAGCCAACTTTTAAAATTATCATGAACTATGACTTTAGCCAAATCCCCGCTCAAGGCGACAAATACGCATCACGCCTACGTCTTCGTCATTGTGGCAGGCTTCAATTTTTAAAACATGCCGTTTCTGTTGAACTCGGTGGACATGGCGATAGTTTTGAAGCATTAGTCATGGCGCATCATAGTCTTGGGAAACAATGTTTAGATAGTGGGTTAATCTTATCGATTAATGCTCATTTATGGGGTGCTATATTTCCCCTAATTACTTACGGATCTATTCAACAACGACAGCGTTGGTTACCTGCTTTATTATCAGGTGAAATGATTGGAGGACATGCCATTACTGAGCCTCAAGCAGGTTCAGATATTAATGCCCTAACGACGACAGCAACCTTAACGGACAAAGGATTTATTTTAAAAGGCCACAAACGATTCATAACTAACAGCCCAATTGCGGATACACTGGTTGTTTATGCTAAACTAGAAGGCAAGTTAACGGCTTTTTTAGTTAAAAATGATGATAAAAAAGTATTTTTTACTGATAATCATCAAATAACAGGCTGCAGCTCAGCAACAATGGGCGATGTCTTACTAGAGAGCTGCTTAATTCCAAGTGACCGAAGACTAGGGAAAATTGGAGCAGGGCCTTCAATTATACAAAATGCGTTAGAATTGGAACGTGCCTTTGTTTTTGCAGGGATCAGTGGCATTATGAGTTGGCAATTAGAGACCATCGTCAAATATAGCCGCGAACGTCAAGTTAACGGGGTCCATTTAGGACAAAATCAAGCGATTAGTCATAAAATCGCAGACATGAAATTACGATTAGACACCATTAATTTATGGCTTTATGAATGTGCGCGTTTAAAAATGAAAAATAAACGCTTAACACTGGCCAGTGCGCAAACCAAGCTTTACGCCTCAGAATCCTTTTTGCAATCAAGTCTAGATGCCATACAAATTATGGGAACAAAAGGGCTTTTAAGCACGCATAAAATGAATAATTTAGTTCATGATGCCCTTGCAAGCCGTTTATTTTCAGGTTCGTCTGAAATACAAAAAAACATGATTGCCGCCTTACTTGGAACAGGTGAGGGCTATCAAGGGCCGGAGAAAAAATGATGCTTCAATTCTTATTCATTCTATTATTGCTATTTTCACCTAACGTTAATGTTAACGCGGAAGGGAATCAATACTGTTCAGTGAATGGGATAAAATTATATGGAAAAGTTCAATTTGTAAGTTCTTTTTCAGATATAAAAATTAAATATGTCAGTGCCTTCCCTGATTTAAAAGTACAATTTGTAAGCTCTTTTCCTAATCATTGCGGACAATGGCAACGTGTTCAATCATTCCCTGATTTTAAAGTTCAAGTCGTCAGTTCACTTCCAAATATAACCATTCAAGAAGTCGGCTCATTTCCAGGAATGAATTAAAATAATGGTTAATTTTACTATTTCGTCACCATGAAACCGTTAAAACCTATTCTTTTAATCGTTACTTTATTATCAACCAGCGGTTGTGCAACCTTGAGCCGTGAAGATTGTATGCAGGGTGCATGGTTTGATCTCGGCCTTAGCGATGGTCGAAGGGGAAAAACCTTTACACGCTTAGGTCAACACCAAAAAGCGTGTTTAGACTATGGTATTCATATCGACAATGAGCAATATAACCAAGGACGTGATGTCGGCTTAAAAGATTATTGTCAGCTTGATAATGCGATTGATATGGGGTTGAGGGGTCATCGTTATCAATCTGTTTGTCCCCCTGAAACTCATGCTGTTTTTTTGCGTTACAATCAAGCGGCCTATGATGTCTACCGTTGCCAAGAAGATTTAGAGGGCCTAGACGATGATTTATATGATAAAGAAAATAGCTTGTTGAATAATAAATTAACCGATGATGACCGCTCACAAATTCGTGTTGATATTCGTGATTTAGACCGTGAACGCCAACGAATTCGTGATGATCTTTATTCACGAGAACGCCGATTAGAATCCCTTATTAATCGAGGTTATTAAATGACGTTAAAAAGAACAATCACAGGCACAAACATCACACGCACTATCAAAACTAGGCAGTGTATCTTTAGAAAAACAATTCTCCATACATTGACACGCACCATCGGATAAACAATCACACTGATCTATTCGACGGCGTTTTATTAACGTTTTATTCGCCTTTCGACAGCGTTCAAATTGTAAGCGGCTAAAATAAAACCCCTTAAGACAGCCCTGATTTAACACCTTCAATTTAATCGCCTGCGAACATGAATCGCCGCCCTCTAAAACCGCATGAGCGCAACGAAAACCTTTGTAAGGGGATAAATAGCGTTGATAAATTTGAATTAAAAAAACGACAAGTGACTTCATTTTTACTTAGGCTTTAGTTTGATAACGTCGCTCATTATCATAATAATCCGAAAAACCAACTGTCGTTGTTAACGTATCAAAATCTAATACCGAAGCAGGTGATTCGCCTCGTTTTAATGCGTTTAATGATCCTTGCATGGCCTGAATAGACACGTTTAATAAGGTCAACGGATAAACGGCTATTTTATAACCCATTGTTTCTAACTGTTCCGTAGATAACAACGGGGTTTTTCCATGCTCAATTAAATTAGCAACTTTATGGCCGTCAACAGCATCACAATACTGTTGCATTTCATCAATGCTTTCAGGTGCTTCTAAAAAATTTATATCCGCACCCAGTTGATGAAATAATTGAGCGCGAGCAATGGCCTCCTCTAATCCATCGGTTGCTCGGGCATCCGTTCTAGCCATAATTAAAATATCGGCGCCTTCATCACGTGCATCCACAGCGGCCTGTATTCGCATTGCCGCCTCATCTCGACTGACGACCGCTTTCCCTTGAGTATGTCCACAACGTTTAGGGGCAAGCTGATCTTCTAACATAATGCAGGCAAAGCCTGCTTGCGCGTACCCCTGAACCGTACGTTTAATATTAATCGCATTCCCAAAACCTGTATCACCATCGCCCCAAATAGGAATGGATACCGCGCTACAAATATTTTGTCCTTGATTCTGCATTTCAGCATAAGAAATAAGCCCTGTGTCAGGCAAACCTAAGCGGGAGGCTGAAACCGCAAAACCACTCATAAAAGCAGTTTCAAACCCTGCCTGTTCACATAATGTAGCTGAAAGTGCATCATGACAGCCTGGCATCACTAGGATATTAGGCTGATTAAGAAGCTGACGTAATTTCTCTGCGGCAGTGAGCATGGGTAATCCTTAAATTTTTTAAACGCAAGATCGCTCTAATTGAGAATGAATAATGCTAAAATAACACGCTTTCTATTAAATTATTAACTTTCCTTACCTTTATGTCCTTTCATCTAAAACTTGATTCCAGCGCGTTAAAACTAAACGTCGCCTTAAACTCTACTAACTTTAAAAAAATTAAGACAAAGCAACAAGGGATTTTAGGTCAGCAACGCGCGCAAGAGGCCTTGAATTTTGGCGTAGCCATGAAAAACCCAGGCTATAATATTTTTGTCATGGGACAACCGAGTACAGGACGGTTATCCATGATTACCAGCGCGCTAAATCAACGTGCGGAACAACAGCCAACGCCTATTTCTTACGCCTATGTTGATAATTTTACGAAACCCCGTGAACCCGTGGCGATTAAGTTTCCCGCAGGCTACGGTGAAATTTTTAGTAAAGATATTGAAAGTCTAATTGATAACCTATTAGCCACCTTTCCTGCCGCCTTTGAAAGCCCTACGTACCAACAAAAAAAGAGTGCGATTGAACGTCGCTTCAATCAACAATACAGCCGTGCCATTGATAAAGTAGATAAACAATCACGCACACTTAATGTAGCCTTATACCGAGAAGGCGATGGCATTACCTTTTTACCCATTCGTAAAGACAAATTATTAGAGGATGATGAGTTTGCACTCTTACCACAAGAAGATCGAGAAACCTTTCATCGATATGTTGCTGAACTTGAAGAGTTTTTAAGTGAAACCTTATTAGAGCTTCCTCAATGGCGACGCGCGATGGTCGAGGAAATTAAACAACTTGATAACGAAACCATCGACTATGCAGTTGCGCCCTTATTAGACGAGTTAACTAAAAAATATCAAAACATTGATGATGTCATTAGCTTTTTAGCTGAAATTAAAACCGATTTAACTAGCACTATCACCGATTACTTAATGCCTTCGCGGACTTTAGAAGAAAATGATTTAACCACGCGTCGTCTCATTTTAACGGAACAATACGTCCCCAATATTATTGTTGATTACGCCGAAAAATCGGGCGCACCCGTGGTTTATGAATCGCATCCCACCTATCAAAATTTATTTGGT from Methylococcales bacterium carries:
- a CDS encoding response regulator, encoding MQCRFEVNDTGIGIEDSDQATLFEPFVQVDSSDTRKYMGTGLGLSICKKLVEAMGGEIGIKSQLGEGSQFWFSLTFPFGENLGQIDDHKLENFRVLLVDDNATNLKIVSGLAKYWLMPFTAVNRGSLALEEAKKAAQQSNAYDVAIIDHQMPEMDGIELIKKIKSDPELKGIKTLLLSSLDKDIKTENLQQMGIDGYLRKPSRSSDLYNMVSKLVNVVDEPSILIDTIDPIDALEEEQETNIRSENILIVEDTAINQMVIMGILEYFGFMATCVNNGQEAVDAYQSSQYQLIFMDLQMPGMDGYEATQAIRALEKNQEKKRVPIIALTANVMNGVSDKAYKVGMDDYLTKPIRADLIQLALDKWLPQCRK
- a CDS encoding transposase family protein is translated as MGVNFPGKNHDYGMFKKEFNPELNWFSNFNIFIDLGYLGFNNEYKTNSVNIPHKKPNKSKHNPNPTLTENQKKENKEMSRERVIVEHVIGGMKRYRCLVDKFRNKKEGVKDLFSFLAAILWNFNMIY
- a CDS encoding transposase family protein translates to MKIKEILPRIYDDRQLRALTGLKTEHFILLLSLFEKTLIEDQKEKHENKERKYGSGLDSTLKTPADKLLFILNYMKCYSTFDHLGFSFNMNKSCAHTHVYKLFPILIKTLDIFNVLPATSFSTPEEMQQAFGGVQTLIIDATERAVQRPSDYEEQNEFYSGKKNSIQLKIPL
- a CDS encoding histidine kinase dimerization/phospho-acceptor domain-containing protein yields the protein MLKSLWSSSSLAIAPVLFGWIIFYFFPNFHWNYPLFHVFLEGGGALIAFMLALFITTMIKQGRLETNYIWLIACFISMGTLDLAHSQVQPGQTFVWLHSSATLIGGFFAALIWVTPEVSQKFRRKVYLILLIMATIGFSGWSIVYPEMSLTMLDEDKKFTLSAKVFNLVGGLGFIISWGYFALKYHHKHHPDSFYFSNHFCLFGLAGVLFEASILWDGNWWLWHCLRAFAYLLLALHFAQIYWADLNNLTRQANALEQEKERFKVLFEQSGYGIVLIENGFFIDCNEKAIKMMGYDDKQSMLIQPGDLSPPKQPDGQSSGEKARRLIAECLQKGSVQFEWVHRKKNGDDFWVDVLLTRLDYQDKQIIHVVLRDISKQIEAQRVKSEFLANMSHELRTPINGVLGITELLSNTQLNKIQKNYIETIQVSGETLLLILNDILDSSKMDVGEIFFQENEFNPNDILEHITLLLTQSATNKNIELTTEISLPEPHYYALGDPDRIRQVLMNLANNAIKFTEEGEVSLKLVINENNNRLVLLNKIY
- the moaB gene encoding molybdenum cofactor biosynthesis protein B gives rise to the protein MKQKKIFIPLKIAVLTISDTRTEIDDTSGKTLVERINKAGHHVIEKTIVTDDIYQIRAIISTWIAHPDINAIITTGGTGVTGRDGTPEAITPLLDKQLDGFGEIFRMLSYDEINTSTIQSRAMAGVANACYIFCLPGSSGACRTAWDKLIQAQLDHQTTPCNLVQLMPRLLER
- a CDS encoding acyl-CoA dehydrogenase family protein; amino-acid sequence: MNYDFSQIPAQGDKYASRLRLRHCGRLQFLKHAVSVELGGHGDSFEALVMAHHSLGKQCLDSGLILSINAHLWGAIFPLITYGSIQQRQRWLPALLSGEMIGGHAITEPQAGSDINALTTTATLTDKGFILKGHKRFITNSPIADTLVVYAKLEGKLTAFLVKNDDKKVFFTDNHQITGCSSATMGDVLLESCLIPSDRRLGKIGAGPSIIQNALELERAFVFAGISGIMSWQLETIVKYSRERQVNGVHLGQNQAISHKIADMKLRLDTINLWLYECARLKMKNKRLTLASAQTKLYASESFLQSSLDAIQIMGTKGLLSTHKMNNLVHDALASRLFSGSSEIQKNMIAALLGTGEGYQGPEKK
- a CDS encoding DUF2799 domain-containing protein, giving the protein MKPLKPILLIVTLLSTSGCATLSREDCMQGAWFDLGLSDGRRGKTFTRLGQHQKACLDYGIHIDNEQYNQGRDVGLKDYCQLDNAIDMGLRGHRYQSVCPPETHAVFLRYNQAAYDVYRCQEDLEGLDDDLYDKENSLLNNKLTDDDRSQIRVDIRDLDRERQRIRDDLYSRERRLESLINRGY
- the yidD gene encoding membrane protein insertion efficiency factor YidD, which translates into the protein MKSLVVFLIQIYQRYLSPYKGFRCAHAVLEGGDSCSQAIKLKVLNQGCLKGFYFSRLQFERCRKANKTLIKRRRIDQCDCLSDGACQCMENCFSKDTLPSFDSACDVCACDCSF
- a CDS encoding isocitrate lyase/PEP mutase family protein; its protein translation is MLTAAEKLRQLLNQPNILVMPGCHDALSATLCEQAGFETAFMSGFAVSASRLGLPDTGLISYAEMQNQGQNICSAVSIPIWGDGDTGFGNAINIKRTVQGYAQAGFACIMLEDQLAPKRCGHTQGKAVVSRDEAAMRIQAAVDARDEGADILIMARTDARATDGLEEAIARAQLFHQLGADINFLEAPESIDEMQQYCDAVDGHKVANLIEHGKTPLLSTEQLETMGYKIAVYPLTLLNVSIQAMQGSLNALKRGESPASVLDFDTLTTTVGFSDYYDNERRYQTKA